The following coding sequences lie in one Pararge aegeria chromosome 25, ilParAegt1.1, whole genome shotgun sequence genomic window:
- the LOC120634814 gene encoding uncharacterized protein LOC120634814: KLALFLHKTNIMNRVWSNKKIIKFINEVHVRPELWNVSVAAYRDRKAKFNAWSAVAAQFNITPDVAYKKFRNLRTYAKTEHKKKGGKPISWFAYDAISFILSGDGSDRGIDSEANPKTITDRPERDDGDSIVSEESSDTSVEPEPKVPLKKPIRSQIPEPIERVHINDSVGRNPYSSFGEYVANKLSTYDSYTRAQTEFKISKILFDADMGMFRQTERQFPAQFPSIYPNYSEQQEMTGGSDLKSQCTFLQPQDSLQGPSNNRP; the protein is encoded by the exons AAACTTGCGCTTTTTCTgcataaaactaatattatgaacCGCGTTTGGTCGAACAAGAAGataattaaattcattaatgAAGTTCATGTTAGACCTGAATTATGGAATGTCTCAGTTGCCGCGTACAGAGATCGCAAGGCAAAGTTTAATGCTTGGAGCGCTGTTGCTGcacaatttaatataactccTGACGTGGCCTACAAAAAGTTCAGAAATCTAAGGACCTACGCGAAAACTGagcacaaaaaaaaaggtggcAAGCCTATATCCTGGTTCGCTTACGACGCTAtttcattcattctatcaggGGATGGTTCTGACAGAGGAATAGACAGCGAAGCGAATCCTAAGACG aTAACAGATAGACCTGAAAGGGACGATGGTGACAGTATTGTATCGGAAGAATCATCAGATACCTCTGTGGAACCAGAGCCAAAAGTGCCACTTAAGAAACCAATCAGATCACAAATACCAGAGCCAATTGAAAGAGTTCACATAAACGACAGCGTTGGCAGGAATCCTTACTCCAGCTTTGGAGAATATGTAGCCAATAAACTTAGCACGTACGACAGTTATACTCGTGCTCAGACCGAGTTCAAAATAAGCAAGATACTTTTCGATGCGGACATGGGTATGTTTAGGCAAACGGAGAGGCAGTTCCCGGCTCAGTTTCCATCGATTTATCCTAATTACTCAGAACAACAGGAAATGACGGGTGGTAGTGATCTTAAAAGTCAGTGCACTTTTCTACAACCGCAGGATTCTTTACAAGGACCTTCGAACAATCGACCTTAG
- the LOC120634812 gene encoding uncharacterized protein LOC120634812 produces MPRRGFEETSVDVSFTDDEALPPGIVFTDTIQNKWRIGKPIGRGSFGRIYLASDDSEKEVTKLNARYVVKIEPHTNGPLFVEVHCLIRTAQVNEVKAWRHQNKRKRLGMPIYIASGSFTHESTGIKYRFLVLPRYDVDLQKIISKTKVLDLRNVLVIAIQILDVLEYFHSKGYTHSDIKSSNLMLGFDGNKYNKGLIKPTQSFQKDNKQIVLLTKKHRKSKSSKTRVSNYYEDEDYKARERSSTDAQEDSDKHLATVKKKLRKILSDKDSRSLHRHHAFNLRQLSSYVNYEDLNSSVCSDQSYQNFLDDFGHYYSPKKVYNDKTILDKSCTEHTDEIHKEAVLYQSNGQIYLLDYGLASKFLDSKGDHKVFAMDARKAHDGTLEYSSRDSHVGAHSRRSDLETLGYNLLDWLTGTLPWKTSEVLAEPDLVHILKKNFMNDTKLLLKTCFKTEFYPQFLEKYLQYIKSLDFTDKPDYDYCRSLFRGELLKNGYVLDKELNVNFAEAPMSPMRSKCYTKRFGRKNTPQDFIARNGIKKAYERENLCSLENDLKLELLKQTLNTSSEGIRKPCASRNFFISDADLVARLKKSLMPHDVFGKKLSPKNLRSKKKTTVPKRKGVRRHRNSIGKFGKFMGSAKQFTWAEILARNPEDIIRKERNPVTGHEEEDDDSNCKYRIRKLSNASENSDTQSPILQKEYLHDKNPTYAMKEVIANLNKRINSKTTKETDEGHPQLEGYTPAMMTYYLIKQKREAKEKLESQIKQQCVKEVTVRCTRSMRNKSNNSEPRSTSTKRKVTNTKDIDEKNIENTVQVTPRKSNRKTKGKGTPKTELKTVESPNNTTKTKKTPRKSTVTVNRRRLRSSKRRKS; encoded by the exons ATGCCGAGGCGCGGCTTTGAGGAGACTAGTGTGGATGTCAGCTTCACTGATGATGAGGCCTTACCCCCAGGAATCGTATTCACAGATACGATACAAAATAAATGGCGAATAGGGAAGCCAATAG GTCGAGGAAGCTTTGGCCGGATATACTTGGCCTCCGATGACAGTGAAAAAGAGGTGACAAAGCTGAATGCTCGCTATGTGGTTAAAATAGAACCACACACTAATGGTCCTCTGTTTGTGGAAGTCCATTGCCTCATTAGGACTGCCCAGGTCAATGAAG TTAAAGCGTGGAGACATCAAAACAAAAGAAAGCGATTAGGTATGCCAATATACATAGCAAGTGGCTCGTTTACACACGAAAGCACTGGCATCAAATACAGATTCCTAGTCCTTCCTCGTTATGATGTTGATCTTCAGAAAATAATCTCAAAGACTAAAGTGTTAGACTTAAGAAATGTTCTTGTGATTGCTATACAAATACTTGATGTGTTAGAGTATTTTCATAGCAAAGGGTACACTCATTCTGATATAAAAAGCTCCAATCTTATGCTAGGTTTTGAtggaaataaatacaataaaggaCTTATCAAACCAACACAGTCATTCCAAAAAGATAATAAGCAAATTGTGTTATTAACAAAGAAACACAGGAAATCCAAAAGTAGCAAGACTAGAGTCTCAAATTATTATGAGGACGAAGATTATAAAGCCAGGGAAAGATCATCCACAGATGCCCAAGAAGATAGTGACAAACATTTGGCAACAGTTAAAAAGAAGTTGAGAAAAATACTATCTGATAAGGACAGTAGGTCATTGCATCGGCATCATGCTTTCAATCTTAGACAACTATCAAGTTACGTCAATTATGAGGACTTGAACAGCTCGGTATGTTCTGATCAATCATATCAAAATTTTCTCGATGATTTTGGACATTATTATTCaccaaaaaaagtttataatgaCAAGACAATACTTGATAAAAGCTGCACTGAGCATACTGATGAAATACATAAAGAAGCAGTTTTATACCAATCGAATGGTCAAATCTATTTACTTGATTATGGCCTTGCATCAAAATTTCTAGATTCAAAAGGAGACCACAAAGTATTTGCTATGGATGCTAGGAAAGCTCATGATGGTACTTTGGAGTACAGTTCCAGGGATTCTCATGTTGGAGCACATTCAAGACGTTCAGACCTTGAAACTCTGGGATACAATCTCTTGGATTGGCTCACAGGGACTTTACCCTGGAAAACATCTGAAGTATTGGCTGAGCCAGACCTTGTCCACattttaaaaaagaactttATGAATGACACTAAGTTGTTACTCAAAACCTGTTTCAAAACTGAATTCTATCCACAGTTCCTAGAAAAATATCTGCAGTACATAAAAAGTCTTGATTTCACTGACAAACCTGATTATGACTATTGCAGGAGTTTGTTCAGGGGTGAGCTATTGAAAAATGGTTATGTATTGGATAAAGAATTGAACGTCAACTTTGCTGAAGCACCAATGTCTCCAATGCGAAGCAAGTGTTACACAAAAAGATTTGGTAGGAAAAATACTCCTCAAGATTTCATTGCCCGTAATGGGATTAAGAAAGCATACGAAAGAGAGAATTTATGTTCCTTAGAAAATGATCTCAAACTAGAACTTTTAAAACAGACATTAAATACATCAAGCGAAGGCATACGCAAACCGTGCGCTTCCAGAAACTTCTTTATATCAGATGCGGACTTGGTGGCCCGTTTGAAAAAGTCGTTAATGCCCCACGACGTTTTCGGTAAGAAACTTTCACCGAAAAACTTgaggtctaagaagaagacaACTGTACCTAAACGCAAAGGTGTCAGAAGACATAGAAATAGCATTGGGAAGTTTGGCAAATTTATGGGTTCGGCAAAACAATTCACTTGGGCAGAAATTTTAGCCCGAAACCCTGAAGATATTATTCGCAAGGAGCGTAACCCTGTAACTGGGCATGAAGAAGAGGATGATGATTCTAATTGCAAGTATAGAATAAGGAAACTTTCGAATGCATCTGAAAACTCTGACACACAATCTCCGATACTACAAAAAGAGTACTTACATGATAAAAACCCTACTTACGCTATGAAAGAAGTTATAGCCaacttaaataaaagaataaatagtAAGACCACAAAAGAGACTGATGAGGGACACCCTCAACTAGAAGGATATACTCCAGCGATGATGACatattatttgataaaacaAAAGCGGGAGGCAAAGGAAAAACTAGAGTCGCAAATCAAACAACAATGTGTAAag gAAGTCACGGTACGATGTACAAGATCAATGAGGAATAAATCGAACAACTCCGAACCCAGGTCAACATCTACTAAGAGAAAGGTTACTAATACTAAGGATATTGATGAGAAAAATATCGAAAATACCGTACAGGTGACTCCTCGGAAGAGTAATCGGAAAACTAAGGGCAAGGGTACCCCGAAGACTGAACTTAAAACTGTAGAGAGTCCTAACAATACaactaaaactaaaa AAACACCTAGAAAATCTACTGTGACAGTCAACAGGAGAAGATTAAGAAGTAGTAAACGTAGGAAAAGCTAA
- the LOC120634899 gene encoding porphobilinogen deaminase isoform X1: MDSERKHVIRVGSRKSELALIQTNFVIDSLKKFYPDKEFTIVTMTTLGDRILDISLPKIGEKSLFTKDLEDALRNDTVDFVVHSLKDLPTSLPDGLAIGAVFEREDPRDALVLREDVKESSLASLPTGAVIGTSSLRRTAQLRGSFPHLSIVDVRGNLNTRLRKLDSPTKEYSALLLATAGLQRMGWGDRISKILSCSEMMYAVGQGALAVECRSDNQQILDMLAPFNHPETYCRILAERSFLKTLGGGCSAPVGVSTKLTSLDTNFQLAITGGVWSLDGLTKVEHTMAQTFAQIKQTHKHKLSPTEEGSNKKIKVGDETNEIDSDQNIDNLDEVDKSVKKYKDSKDLELNKSRIFCGLSENPNIPIDAIIKCDNLGTDLANELISKGALEVMKVTQDLIRSSIVKSS; this comes from the exons ATGGATAGTGAAAGAAAACATGTTATTCGTGTTGGTTCGAGGAAGAGCGAG ctgGCGCTCATTCAGACGAATTTCGTTATTGATAGCTTAAAGAAATTTTATCCCGACAAGGAATTTACGATAG TAACCATGACAACACTGGGTGACAGGATCCTAGATATTTCCCTTCCGAAGATAGGAGAGAAATCTTTGTTCACGAAAGATCTGGAGGATGCTTTAAGAAACGATACCGTAGATTTTGTAGTACATTCCCTTAAAGACCTGCCGACGTCGCTGCCTGATGGACTTGCGATTGGTGCTGTTTTCGAAAG AGAGGATCCTCGCGATGCTTTAGTATTACGTGAAGATGTAAAGGAGAGCAGTTTGGCATCTCTACCCACCGGTGCGGTAATCG GTACATCGTCGCTGCGTCGAACAGCGCAACTGCGAGGGTCGTTCCCGCATCTATCGATAGTCGATGTACGCGGTAACCTCAACACTAGATTGCGGAAATTGGATTCACCCACGAAGGAATATTCCGCTTTGTTACTCGCCACTGCTGGCTTACAGAGGATGGGTTGGGGTGATCGGATTTCTAAG ATACTGTCATGTTCAGAGATGATGTATGCGGTGGGCCAAGGTGCTTTGGCGGTGGAATGTCGATCGGATAACCAACAAATATTGGACATGTTGGCGCCATTCAACCACCCCGAGACTTATTGCAGGATATTGGCTGAACGAAGTTTTCTTAAGACTCTAG GTGGTGGATGCAGTGCACCAGTGGGCGTATCGACGAAACTGACATCTCTTGACACAAACTTCCAACTTGCGATCACAGGCGGAGTCTGGAGTCTTGACGGACTCACCAAAGTCGAGCACACCATGGCACAAACATTTgctcaaataaaacaaacgcaCAAACACAAACTCAGCCCAACGGAGGAGGGTAGcaacaaaaaaatcaaagttgGCGACGAAACAAACGAAATTGATTCTGACCAAAATATTGATAACCTTGACGAAGTCGATAAAagcgttaaaaaatataaagactcGAAGGATTTGGAATTAAACAAGTCtagaattttctgtggtctgtcAGAAAATCCGAATATTCCAATAGATGCTATAATCAAATGTGATAACTTAGGTACTGATCTTGCCAATGAGCTGATATCTAAAGGTGCATTAGAAGTTATGAAAGTAACCCAAGATCTTATAAGGAGCTCTATTGTAAAGAGTTCTTGA
- the LOC120634899 gene encoding porphobilinogen deaminase isoform X2 → MTTLGDRILDISLPKIGEKSLFTKDLEDALRNDTVDFVVHSLKDLPTSLPDGLAIGAVFEREDPRDALVLREDVKESSLASLPTGAVIGTSSLRRTAQLRGSFPHLSIVDVRGNLNTRLRKLDSPTKEYSALLLATAGLQRMGWGDRISKILSCSEMMYAVGQGALAVECRSDNQQILDMLAPFNHPETYCRILAERSFLKTLGGGCSAPVGVSTKLTSLDTNFQLAITGGVWSLDGLTKVEHTMAQTFAQIKQTHKHKLSPTEEGSNKKIKVGDETNEIDSDQNIDNLDEVDKSVKKYKDSKDLELNKSRIFCGLSENPNIPIDAIIKCDNLGTDLANELISKGALEVMKVTQDLIRSSIVKSS, encoded by the exons ATGACAACACTGGGTGACAGGATCCTAGATATTTCCCTTCCGAAGATAGGAGAGAAATCTTTGTTCACGAAAGATCTGGAGGATGCTTTAAGAAACGATACCGTAGATTTTGTAGTACATTCCCTTAAAGACCTGCCGACGTCGCTGCCTGATGGACTTGCGATTGGTGCTGTTTTCGAAAG AGAGGATCCTCGCGATGCTTTAGTATTACGTGAAGATGTAAAGGAGAGCAGTTTGGCATCTCTACCCACCGGTGCGGTAATCG GTACATCGTCGCTGCGTCGAACAGCGCAACTGCGAGGGTCGTTCCCGCATCTATCGATAGTCGATGTACGCGGTAACCTCAACACTAGATTGCGGAAATTGGATTCACCCACGAAGGAATATTCCGCTTTGTTACTCGCCACTGCTGGCTTACAGAGGATGGGTTGGGGTGATCGGATTTCTAAG ATACTGTCATGTTCAGAGATGATGTATGCGGTGGGCCAAGGTGCTTTGGCGGTGGAATGTCGATCGGATAACCAACAAATATTGGACATGTTGGCGCCATTCAACCACCCCGAGACTTATTGCAGGATATTGGCTGAACGAAGTTTTCTTAAGACTCTAG GTGGTGGATGCAGTGCACCAGTGGGCGTATCGACGAAACTGACATCTCTTGACACAAACTTCCAACTTGCGATCACAGGCGGAGTCTGGAGTCTTGACGGACTCACCAAAGTCGAGCACACCATGGCACAAACATTTgctcaaataaaacaaacgcaCAAACACAAACTCAGCCCAACGGAGGAGGGTAGcaacaaaaaaatcaaagttgGCGACGAAACAAACGAAATTGATTCTGACCAAAATATTGATAACCTTGACGAAGTCGATAAAagcgttaaaaaatataaagactcGAAGGATTTGGAATTAAACAAGTCtagaattttctgtggtctgtcAGAAAATCCGAATATTCCAATAGATGCTATAATCAAATGTGATAACTTAGGTACTGATCTTGCCAATGAGCTGATATCTAAAGGTGCATTAGAAGTTATGAAAGTAACCCAAGATCTTATAAGGAGCTCTATTGTAAAGAGTTCTTGA